The Atribacterota bacterium genome window below encodes:
- a CDS encoding energy-coupling factor ABC transporter permease — protein sequence MSLKKSVPLFVLLFLFHLAFLPRPAFAMHIMEGFLPLGWCLFWYALYIPFLVLGIIAIKKRVLPDPSRKVFLGFAGAFVFVLSALKLPSVTGSSSHPTGVGLGAVLFGPFPMVVVGSVALLFQALLLAHGGLTTLGANAFSMAVVGSFFAYGVYRWTKRWNVSFQISMFLAAALADLITYVVTSFQLALAFPAAQGGVFASAERFFAIFAITQVPLAVGEGILAVLVISFLQNYAGEAALDFSREGISHVR from the coding sequence ATGTCTCTCAAAAAATCTGTTCCTCTTTTCGTTTTGCTCTTTTTGTTCCACCTGGCGTTCCTTCCGCGTCCGGCTTTTGCCATGCACATCATGGAAGGTTTCCTTCCTTTAGGGTGGTGCCTTTTCTGGTATGCTCTTTACATTCCCTTTTTGGTTCTGGGGATTATCGCCATTAAAAAACGGGTGCTTCCGGATCCCTCCCGAAAGGTCTTCCTTGGTTTTGCCGGTGCTTTTGTTTTTGTACTCTCGGCCTTGAAATTACCCTCGGTAACTGGGAGTTCTTCCCATCCCACCGGCGTTGGTTTGGGTGCGGTACTTTTTGGACCTTTTCCGATGGTTGTGGTTGGGTCAGTCGCGCTTTTGTTTCAGGCTCTGCTTTTAGCTCATGGAGGACTCACCACTTTAGGGGCGAATGCTTTCTCAATGGCCGTTGTTGGATCTTTCTTTGCTTACGGTGTATATCGTTGGACGAAGAGGTGGAACGTATCATTTCAGATTTCTATGTTTCTGGCAGCCGCTCTGGCTGATCTTATCACCTATGTGGTGACTTCGTTTCAACTGGCCCTGGCTTTTCCTGCAGCACAGGGTGGTGTTTTCGCTTCGGCCGAGAGATTTTTTGCCATTTTTGCCATTACCCAGGTGCCTCTGGCGGTTGGAGAGGGGATTTTAGCGGTTCTGGTTATTTCTTTTTTGCAGAACTATGCAGG